TGGTGCCCGATCGCTCGCTCTCGCTGGTGCCGCTGGCGGCACTGCCGGACGGGCGTGGAGGCACACTGGCCGAGTCGGGCCCGCTGCTTCAGATGCTCGCGATCGAGCGCGATCTGGTCTCGGCGCCCGACTCGACGCGCCGCGGCCACGGACTGCTGGTGATCGGAGGGGCCGACTTCGGAGCGGCGGACGCACCGGCTCGCCGCGCGCCTCGCGCGTCCGACGACGTGTGCGCCGTGCTCAGGGACGGGCGCTTCGAGCGCCTGCCCGGTTCGCGCGCCGAGGCCGCGGAGGTCGCTCGCATCTGGGAGGCGGCGCGCTCGGGCGCTCGCACACCGCCGAACGCGGACTCGAGTGAAACCGCGAACGCGGATCGGGCGATCGTGCTCACGGGTGCCGCGGCGACTGAGCGCGCGCTGCGCGAGGCAGCGCCCGGAATGCGCGCGCTGCACGTGGCGTCGCACGGGTTCTTCCTGCCGGAACGATGTGCCGTCGATGCGCGTGGCGGAGGCGGCGACTCGCTCGCGCGTCGCCACCCGCTGGTGCGCGGCGGGCTCGCGCTCGCAGGGGCCAACCTGCGCGACTCCTCCCGCTCGGCCGCTGCGGACGGCCTGTTGAGTGCCGAGGAAGTCGCCGGGCTCGATCTCGAAGGACTCGAATGGGCGGTGCTCTCGGCATGCGAGACCGGACTCGGCCGGATCGATTCGAATGAGGGCGTGATGGGGCTGCGCCGCGCGTTTCGCGCCGCGGGTGCTCGCGCGGTGGTGATGAGCCTGTGGCGCATCGACGATCGCTCGACCGCCGAATGGATGCGCGAACTGAGTCGCGCCCGCTTTGCCGATGGGCTCGCGGCGGCCGCCTCCGCTCGGGCGGCCACGCGTGCGGTGTTGCGCGCCCGTCGTGCCGAGGGGCGCAGCACACATCCTTACTACTGGGCGGGCTTCGTGGCCGAGAGCGGCTCCGCCGCGCCGTGAGTTTCGCGGCGAGAGCGCCGCTCGCCTCTGGCCGCGCACCCGCCGGTCAGTCGAGTCGGACCAGTCGCACCACTTCGCGCCCGTCGATGCGGCGCGCGAAGTAGAGTCCGGGCGGCACCCGTCGCCGCGCTTCGTTCTGCCCGTTCCATTGCCCCCGTCCGCGCGCGTCGAGCGTGATTCGCGCCACGCGGCGGCCGGCGAGATCGAGGATCGCGAGGCGATCACCGGGCCGGCCGCTCAGGCTCAGCTCGCCGCGAAAGGGATTGGGCGACACCGCGAATGCCGGGGTCGATGCTGGTGCCGGCGCCGGTCCGTTTGTCGCCATGCGCCGCGCCGCGAGTGCCGTAACGGCGATGCGCGCGGACTCGGGCGGGCACGGGATCCAGCGGGACAGCGCGGGATCGAGGCGCTCGGCGCGCGGGTCGACGACGCGCGCGAGCCAGCCGGTGGCTTCGTATCGACGCGGTCCGCTTCGCGTCACCTGTGCCCAGGTCGAGAGCCAGGGCGGCGTTCGATCGTCTCGAATCGTGCGGCTGCGCGAGGCTCGTGCCCACGCGAGCGCGGGAGCGTCGAGCGTCGAGTCGGCGAGCGAGTCGGGCAAGGTGAATGGCGCGCGCGCGAACCACCACTCGACGCGAGCCTGGCCGCCGAGTGAGTCAAGGATCGCGATGCCGGGCTCGCCGACTCGCAGCGAGTCGCGAGCGGCGAGGCTCACGCTGGGTGCCAGCTCCGCATGCCAGACCGCGCGGTCGCGCGCGGCCAGTTGCAGCGTGCGCTCGAGGTCGAGCACTCCGGCGCCGCTGGTGGCGTCGAATCCGGCCGGGCCGATGTCGCGGGCCGCGGCGCGCAGCAGCGGCCCATGATCATCGGGCAACAGGTCGTCGCGCAGTGCGGCCACGAGCCCGATCGCACCGGTCACGAATGGGGCGGCGAATGAGGTGCCGGCAGCCGCGACGCAGCCGGGGAACTGGTAGCCGGTGGAGCCGCGATAGGTCATGGAGGTTCCCCACACCTCGACGCCCGGCGCCAGCAGATCGAGCCCCGGACCGAACGACGAGAAGTTCGCGCGTTCGTCGAACGAGTCGCTGGCACCGACCTGGATGCAGAGTCCCTCGGCGGCATGTGCGGCCGGCCAGCGGGCCGCGCTGCCGGCGGTGTAGCCGTCGTTACCGCTCGCCGCCACCACGATCGAGCTTCTCGCGATCGCGGTCGCCAGTGCGAGGCGCTCGGCGCGTGATGGCGAGCTGCCGGCGAACGACAGATTGATGGCGCGGGCACCCGCGCCGGCCGCGTGCAGGATGCCGTTCGCGATTGCGAACGTACCGGCGGTTCGCAGGCCGCCGTGCGTGACGCGGACCGGCACGATGCGACATCCCGCGTTGCCCGAGCCGTCACCGCCGCACACCCCCGCGACCCCGAGCGAGTCGAACATCGTGCCGTTTCCGGTGCGCGCCGCCATTACGCCTGCGACCAGCGTGCCGTGTCCGATCGAGTCGTGCACCGATTCGCGAGGATCGGCGGTATTGAACGCGGAACGGATGCGGGGTGAGCCGTCCGCGAGCTGACCGCCCAGCTCGGGCTGTGTCGGGTCGATCCCGGTGTCGACCACACCCAGGATCACGGCGTCGCGGCCGCGGCTCACGCTCCACGCCTCGAGCGCGCGCACATCGGCGCCGGCGCGGCCTGCGTAGGGCGTGCCCGCGTTTCGAAGTCCCCACTGGCGTCCGTCTCGGAACAGCGGGTCGTTCGGAAACTGGGGCGGCAGCGTGGGAGGCGGTGGTGCTTGCGCGGGTGCAGACACCGGAGGCGTCATCCACGCATCGCAGGTGGTGCGCTCGGTTTCGGGCTCGGCCCACGCGATCTCGGGGGAGTCGCGCAATGCGTCGAGTGCCAACCGGGCACGCAGCGTGTCGGAGGCTTCGAACAGCAGCAGTTCGCCGGGAATGCGATGGAGCCACCCCGACGGAGCCGTGATCGGAAGCCGGCTCAACCGCCGCAGCCCCAGCGCATCGAGTTTCGAAGTCCACGTCGAGTGCGCGGAAACGAGCGGTGCAACGATGATCCGAACGGATACCGACGGTCGAGGCTCCAGAGCCTCGAGCAGGCACACGCCGAGCGCCATCCACATGAGCGAACTCCCGCGGGGAGATGAGCGGGGGCTCGTCGCGCGCAACGGCGGCGAAAGGTTGCGGGAATCGCGCCAGCCGGGAGCACGGGGATCTTCAGCGATCCTCGCGGTGCGACGCGTCGCGCGATGACACCTTCAACGGCGGGGCGTCAACCGAATGCGCAGGCGATGGCCGCGCATCGCCCCCGGCCCGGAGATCGCCGCGCTAGCGTCCGCCCGGGCGCGGGAAGTCGACGCGCGCCGCCGACGAGATGCGCAGCTCGTCGATCGAACCCACGAAGGCGTAGTACGGGTTCGGATCGCCGCCGTCGAGGCGCAGGCTGCCGGTGAAGTCGGTCAGCCGCCGGGTGTCGAAGTAGTTGGCGACCAGCAGCGGCGCGTCACTCGAACGGATGTGACTGCGCGTCGCGTACTGCGAGTCGAGCAGTCCGTCGATCCACAGCCGTACCAGCTCGCCGTCGAGTGTGACGGCCACGTGGACCCAGCGCTTGCGTTCGACCAGCACCGCGGACTGATAGCTGACCGGTGCGCCGGCCGCGTCGGGCTGAAACGCGAAGATGAGCCGCCCGAGCGAGCCGAGCGGTGCGATGAAGTTGTGGAAGCCGGGGCTCGCGATGTAGGCGCGCGGCGGTTCGAGTCGCTGGCCGCCGATCGCGAACATCCAGCTCTGGCGATTCGGGTCCTCGGTCCAGCAACAGGCGATCGGAGTGAGTTCGTACTGACCGTACTCGTCGATGTTCACCCACGCCTCGCAACTGAAGCCGTCGCGCGGCACCAGGTGGGTGCTCGGCGACACCACCATGAAGGAGCCGGTGCTGCGTTCGAAGCGACGCGCCTGTCCGAAGCGTCCGAAGTCGGGCCGGGTGTCGATGCCGAAAGTTCCGGCGAGCCGGAATGGCCCGGTGTCGGTCGACTGGCCGCCGGCCGCATCGTCGAAGCGCCACAGCGCGACCGTGACCGAGTCCACGTTCGGCGCTTCGGGGCCGCGCGATCGCACCCGGGGTTCGAGTTCCGGAAACGTGGTGGCGCAGCCGGCCAGCATCAAACCGGCTCCGCACAACAGTGCCGCGCGCGCGAAGCGCATCACCTGGCGAGCTGCGAGCGGACGAGGGCGACTGCCGCCGTGTCGCCACGGCTGGTGTAGAGCTCGAACATGCGCGCCAGCGTAGCCGAATTGGCGCCCGCGGTGAGCACCGGTCGCCAGGTGCGGGCCGCGGCGTCGGAGTCCCCGCCGAGGAGTTGCGCCCAGCCGAGCCCCAGGTGTGCGCGTGGTTCGCGCGGCGCGAGCGCCACGGCGCGCTCGAAGACGCGGCCCGAGCGCGGTGCGTCACCGAGCCGCAACCACGTCTCGCCGAGCGCCAGGAGTGCTTCGAGGTCTCGGGGCGCTCGCGCCAGGCCCGCGTCCAGATGCCTCGCGGCTTCCGCGTCGCGTCGCATCGCTGCCTCGATCCCGCCGAGCCGCTTGAGCGCCTCGGGATTCGAGGCATCGAGGTGCAGACGGCCGCGCGCGAGGTGATAGGCGAACAACGTGTCGTTTCGCATCCATGCCGGCACCGCGCCGAAGCCGGGCCCGATCTCGTAGACCACCGCGGGCCGCGACGACGACGCAGCGACCACCCGCAGGCCCGGGACGGCAGCGGAGGTGTCGAGCAGCCATGCGAACGCGGGGCGCAGTTGAGCCTCGGGCCACGAGGCGAACAGGAAGCGCACCCGTTCGCGATGCGCGTAGTCGGCGAGTGCGGCGAGCGAGTCCACGAACGGAAACGGCCCGACCTCGAGCCCGGCGTGGTAGCCGATGTGCGCCTTGCGTGCGATCACGCGATCGCCGGGCGCGGCCGCGGCACGAAGTGCGCGCGCCGAGTCCAGCACTTCGATCGGGAGCTGCTGGATCGAGCGCGCGAGCGTGGTGCGGGCGGCGAGCGCCGAGGCCAGCAGCGGAATCGCGGCGAGCAGCGCCTTGCCCCACACGGCACCCCGCGGTCCGAACGGGAACGCGAAGCGCGGCGAGGCGACCGCGACCGCCGCAAGCGTCGCGTAGAGCGGGAGCACCGCGAGCGAATAGCGCGCCGAGTGAAATGCCGGCACCAGCGCCACGAACGCGAGCCCGCAGATCAGCACCAGCGGCCACAGTCGTCGCAGGCTGCGATCGAGCATCGCGACGAGCAGCCCCACCGCCGCACACACCGCGACCGGCCACCCGAGCAGCAGTCGCCCGTCGAGCCACAGGTGTTCGAACACGTTCGCGAACTCGCGGCCGATCACGGCCCCCGGATTGCGCGCGATCACGTCGCCGAGCGAGCGAAACTCGGGCTGCATCGTGCGCTGGTAGGTATCCCAGGCGATCCCCCGCGAGCGGGCGAAGACGTCGTAGGCGATGTTGTGGTGGAGCTGGCTCGCGAACGCGCCGCCATGCGTGAGCGAGAAGGCGAGCCACGGCAGCAGGACGGCCAGGAATCCGGCCGTCAGCGCGACCGCGGCGTTCCTGGTCGTCAACCCCACGCTCC
This window of the Candidatus Eisenbacteria bacterium genome carries:
- a CDS encoding CHAT domain-containing protein — translated: AWRSAIARPPASLRRVQAEAQCEARGRALRKLLWDPLVPLLADLERVLVVPDRSLSLVPLAALPDGRGGTLAESGPLLQMLAIERDLVSAPDSTRRGHGLLVIGGADFGAADAPARRAPRASDDVCAVLRDGRFERLPGSRAEAAEVARIWEAARSGARTPPNADSSETANADRAIVLTGAAATERALREAAPGMRALHVASHGFFLPERCAVDARGGGGDSLARRHPLVRGGLALAGANLRDSSRSAAADGLLSAEEVAGLDLEGLEWAVLSACETGLGRIDSNEGVMGLRRAFRAAGARAVVMSLWRIDDRSTAEWMRELSRARFADGLAAAASARAATRAVLRARRAEGRSTHPYYWAGFVAESGSAAP
- a CDS encoding LamG domain-containing protein, which codes for MRFARAALLCGAGLMLAGCATTFPELEPRVRSRGPEAPNVDSVTVALWRFDDAAGGQSTDTGPFRLAGTFGIDTRPDFGRFGQARRFERSTGSFMVVSPSTHLVPRDGFSCEAWVNIDEYGQYELTPIACCWTEDPNRQSWMFAIGGQRLEPPRAYIASPGFHNFIAPLGSLGRLIFAFQPDAAGAPVSYQSAVLVERKRWVHVAVTLDGELVRLWIDGLLDSQYATRSHIRSSDAPLLVANYFDTRRLTDFTGSLRLDGGDPNPYYAFVGSIDELRISSAARVDFPRPGGR
- a CDS encoding S8 family serine peptidase; translated protein: MWMALGVCLLEALEPRPSVSVRIIVAPLVSAHSTWTSKLDALGLRRLSRLPITAPSGWLHRIPGELLLFEASDTLRARLALDALRDSPEIAWAEPETERTTCDAWMTPPVSAPAQAPPPPTLPPQFPNDPLFRDGRQWGLRNAGTPYAGRAGADVRALEAWSVSRGRDAVILGVVDTGIDPTQPELGGQLADGSPRIRSAFNTADPRESVHDSIGHGTLVAGVMAARTGNGTMFDSLGVAGVCGGDGSGNAGCRIVPVRVTHGGLRTAGTFAIANGILHAAGAGARAINLSFAGSSPSRAERLALATAIARSSIVVAASGNDGYTAGSAARWPAAHAAEGLCIQVGASDSFDERANFSSFGPGLDLLAPGVEVWGTSMTYRGSTGYQFPGCVAAAGTSFAAPFVTGAIGLVAALRDDLLPDDHGPLLRAAARDIGPAGFDATSGAGVLDLERTLQLAARDRAVWHAELAPSVSLAARDSLRVGEPGIAILDSLGGQARVEWWFARAPFTLPDSLADSTLDAPALAWARASRSRTIRDDRTPPWLSTWAQVTRSGPRRYEATGWLARVVDPRAERLDPALSRWIPCPPESARIAVTALAARRMATNGPAPAPASTPAFAVSPNPFRGELSLSGRPGDRLAILDLAGRRVARITLDARGRGQWNGQNEARRRVPPGLYFARRIDGREVVRLVRLD